One region of Armigeres subalbatus isolate Guangzhou_Male chromosome 3, GZ_Asu_2, whole genome shotgun sequence genomic DNA includes:
- the LOC134224001 gene encoding alpha-tocopherol transfer protein-like: protein MASLRPLAPELAEIAKNELNEVPARIPEDLVALRAWLSKQPHLNPRTDDQFLVNFLRGCKYSLEKTKEKLENYYTVKSAIPEFFDNRDPTNAKIQENAMLGVNLPLPHTMGPDGPRIVLARMGSYDPSLYSIVDIMKVCYMISDLLLLNDDTTVIAGHMVLVDLRGLSLATLSQFSPTFIKKMTSVIEAFPIRIKGIHFVNPSTGFDALFRMFHGFLSKKIQDRIAVHDNFDGLHQVIPKSFLPEEYGGSGGKLDTIIADCRDNLVAHRQTFLDDAKYRNDERKRIGKPKTASALFGVEGSFRSLEFD from the exons ATGGCTTCCCTCAGACCACTGGCTCCTGAATTGGCGGAAATAGCCAAAAATGAATTGAACGAGGTACCagcacgaatcccggaggatctGGTCGCTCTGAGGGCCTGGCTTTCGAAGCAACCACACCTCAATCCTCGCACCGATGATCAATTTCTGGTAAACTTCCTCCGTGGATGCAAATACAGCTTGGAGAAAACCAAAGAAAAGTTGGAAAACTACTATACCGTCAAGTCGGCGATTCCAGAATTTTTCGACAACCGTGATCCGACAAAtgcaaaaattcaagaaaatgcaATGTTAGG AGTCAACCTGCCGCTTCCACATACAATGGGACCTGACGGACCACGAATCGTGCTTGCGCGAATGGGATCATACGACCCTAGCTTGTATTCAATAGTAGACATAATGAAGGTGTGCTACATGATCAGTGATCTGCTGCTCTTAAATGACGATACAACTGTCATTGCTGGCCACATGGTGCTCGTTGATCTCCGAGGACTTTCCTTAGCAACGCTATCTCAGTTTAGTCCCACATTTATAAA GAAAATGACATCGGTAATAGAAGCTTTTCCAATCCGAATCAAAGGCATCCACTTTGTGAATCCATCGACTGGATTTGACGCTCTCTTCAGAATGTTCCACGGGTTTCTGAGCAAGAAGATTCAAGACCGCATTGCTGTACACGACAACTTCGACGGGCTGCACCAGGTTATTCCGAAATCTTTTCTACCGGAAGAGTACGGAGGTAGTGGCGGAAAATTGGATACTATCATTGCGGATTGCCGCGACAATCTAGTGGCCCATCGCCAGACTTTCCTAGACGATGCGAAATACCGCAATGATGAACGAAAACGAATAGGAAAACCGAAAACTGCTAGTGCGTTGTTCGGCGTTGAGGGTTCTTTCAGAAGCTTGGAGTTCGATTAA